Proteins encoded together in one Eublepharis macularius isolate TG4126 chromosome 2, MPM_Emac_v1.0, whole genome shotgun sequence window:
- the LOC129324987 gene encoding myb/SANT-like DNA-binding domain-containing protein 7, which translates to MSEHRHAASRGIAWREREILDLLSFWGEEKIQEALKSSYRNIDYFERIAAQMALRGHKRTAMECRSKTKTMRLDYKKVVAHNSTSGNAPITCPYFRELDSILRGDASVKPKRVSRSLGVVSLGRQLRDPCPVSDGSEELFSHDLFTIDHGQIRSSTPCQVGVRENVPEVEAEIDTDATVDGLEDKESDDPCPDGQEETISNNSSSTSGLGSSKESPLKSVAELSPGTRLSAIRSRRRRNAGLFSVADKMMSQSGEEHKAQINEWRIDRKDSNKWHEEERRLQVEFLEETRKERNDFRDVWMQNLHVMESAVTTLQTLGEMLVSQHRGRSANACEKGDSNSENIPPRSATAKRACVGRARERLTL; encoded by the exons ATGAGCGAACATAGGCATGCCGCCTCCCGTGGAATTgcttggagggagagggaaatattggatctcctctccttctggggggaggaaaaaatacaggaagCACTGAAGAGTTCCTATAGAAATATCGATTATTTCGAGCGCATTGCAGCCCAGATGGCCCTTCGGGGACATAAAAGGACAGCTATGGAGTGCAGGTCAAAAACAAAAACGATGAGACTGGATTACAAGAAGGTAGTGGCGCACAATTCAACCTCTGGAAATGCTCCCATTACCTGCCCGTATTTCAGGGAGCTTGACAGCATTCTCCGGGGGGATGCAAGCGTGAAACCAAAACGAGTGTCAAGAAGTCTTGGCGTTGTGTCCCTGGGGCGGCAATTGAGAGACCCGTGTCCAGTGTCTGATGGCTCGGAGGAGCTTTTTTCGCACGACCTCTTCACCATAGATCATGGACAGATTAGAAGCTCCACTCCATGCCAAGTGG GTGTGAGAGAGAATGTACCTGAGGTTGAGGCAGAGATTGACACTGATGCCACTGTGGATGGCCTTGAAGACAAAG AGTCTGATGATCCGTGTCCTGACGGTCAAGAGGAAACAATTAGCAACAACAGCTCCAGCACATCTGGTCTTGGCAGCAGCAAAG AATCACCTTTGAAATCAGTGGCGGAGCTATCACCTGGCACACGCCTATCAGCCATTAGatccagaagaagaagaaatgctggCCTGTTTTCTGTGGCGGACaagatgatgagtcagtcaggggaAGAGCACAAGGCACAGATCAATGAATGGCGCATAGACCGCAAGGATAGCAACAAATGGCATGAAGAAGAAAGGAGGTTGCAAGTCGAGTTCCTAGAGGAGACCAGGAAGGAAAGAAATGATTTTAGGGATGTGTGGATGCAGAATCTGCATGTAATGGAATCTGCAGTAACCACTCTCCAAACACTTGGGGAAATGTTGGTGAGTCAGCACCGGGGAAGGTCAGCAAATGCTTGTGAAAAGGGTGACAGCAACTCAGAAAACATCCCACCTAGGTCTGCCACGGCAAAACGTGCATGCGTTGGAAGGGCTCGTGAAAGGCTGACTCTTTAG